From one Magnetofaba australis IT-1 genomic stretch:
- a CDS encoding PfkB family carbohydrate kinase — MSQLTAFPGRPVVFGETLFDCFEEGPPVLGGAPFNVAWHLQGFGLKPHMITRVGDDGLGRRVTEAMTGWGMDLTGVQVDPEKPTGSVSVTLVDGQPSYVINPNQAYDFINWAEADQRLRRCESPMAVLIHGSLALRESVSRQTLFGMRVKRKPRLFVDINLRDPWHNPDDVRQMLDGAHDVKLNDHELAYLQGCDIDDEEELLEAARALLERHGNQRIVLTRGEAGAMIISVKEAAQARAAAVDVADTVGAGDAFSSVCVIGRILGWPDAVTVQRAVDFAADICIQRGATAPDTALYARHLEQWGHNNPQ; from the coding sequence ATGTCACAGCTCACCGCGTTTCCCGGTCGGCCCGTGGTGTTTGGCGAAACCCTGTTTGACTGTTTTGAAGAGGGCCCGCCAGTACTGGGCGGCGCGCCGTTCAACGTCGCCTGGCACCTGCAGGGCTTCGGCCTGAAACCGCACATGATCACCCGGGTGGGCGATGATGGCCTGGGGCGGCGCGTCACCGAGGCCATGACCGGTTGGGGCATGGACCTGACCGGCGTACAGGTGGATCCGGAAAAACCCACCGGTTCGGTCAGCGTCACCCTGGTCGATGGCCAACCCAGCTACGTTATCAATCCCAATCAAGCCTACGACTTCATCAACTGGGCCGAGGCCGATCAGCGCTTGCGTCGCTGTGAATCGCCCATGGCGGTGTTGATTCACGGCTCCCTGGCGCTGCGCGAATCGGTGTCGCGCCAGACCCTGTTCGGCATGCGCGTCAAGCGCAAGCCGCGCCTGTTCGTGGATATCAATCTGCGCGACCCCTGGCACAACCCCGATGATGTGCGCCAGATGCTCGACGGCGCCCACGACGTCAAACTCAACGATCATGAATTGGCCTATCTGCAGGGGTGCGACATCGATGACGAAGAGGAGTTGCTGGAGGCGGCGCGCGCCCTGCTGGAGCGCCACGGCAACCAGCGCATCGTGCTCACCCGCGGCGAGGCGGGCGCCATGATCATCAGCGTCAAGGAGGCGGCGCAGGCGCGCGCGGCGGCGGTGGATGTGGCCGATACGGTGGGGGCGGGGGACGCCTTCTCCTCGGTGTGCGTCATTGGCCGCATTTTGGGGTGGCCCGACGCCGTGACGGTGCAACGGGCGGTGGATTTCGCCGCTGATATCTGTATTCAACGCGGCGCCACGGCGCCGGATACGGCGCTGTATGCGCGCCATCTCGAGCAATGGGGTCACAACAACCCGCAGTAG
- a CDS encoding HAD-IIB family hydrolase gives MAGAKVRQDDDKLYIVLISPHGLIRGHNLELGRDADTGGQTKYVLELAQALGRHPRVARVDLMTRLIQDSRVGPDYAVAEESVGENVYIVRLPCGPKRYLRKESLWQYLSHFADNALPHFRKLGMLPHVVHSHYADAGYVATRITRHLGVLHVHTGHSLGRVKKARLLEKGLDEQTIEQRYSIARRIEEEEITLGNAGMVVTSTSQEVTEQYGMYENHHTKQMVVIPPGVDLTRFSVPETWSSFHPPIRNTLHRFLHDPKKPMILALSRADERKNIATLVRAYGEHPRLRELANLVVVAGNRDDIETLDKGAREVLRSLLLMMDRYDLYGHMALPKHHQPDDVPDYYRMVTKKRGVFVNPALTEPFGLTLIEAAACGAPILATHDGGPRDIIGNCKNGKLFDPLDADALGALLEEAVTDRAQWRRWSKNGLKGVREHYTWDGHVATYLKAVDKRLKEMGKRTIVRAMGSRRKVDSSRLPTVDRILLCDIDNTLLGDRTGMCTLLNHLAETRNVGFGVATGRTLKNTVKILKQWGVPLPDFMITSAGSEIHYRHKLVEDETWAKHIDYRWERDELLHALGAVPGLKPQPKDHQNSRKISYYIDVEKAPSGEEIQSLLRSRDLHARVIVSRQQFLDILPIRASKGLALSHLALKWGVPLDRVLVAGDAGNDIEMLQGNQLGVVVANHSPEVAFLRGQERIYFAEEPYAWGILEGINHYHFFGDIQIPDATETDAAEETAPS, from the coding sequence ATGGCAGGCGCTAAAGTCCGGCAGGATGATGATAAACTTTATATAGTTCTCATCAGCCCGCACGGGCTGATTCGCGGACATAATCTGGAGCTTGGACGCGACGCCGACACCGGCGGGCAGACCAAGTATGTGTTGGAGCTGGCCCAGGCGCTGGGCCGCCACCCGCGCGTGGCGCGGGTGGACCTGATGACCCGTTTGATTCAGGACAGCCGGGTTGGGCCTGACTATGCCGTGGCTGAAGAGTCGGTGGGCGAGAATGTCTACATCGTGCGCCTGCCGTGCGGCCCGAAACGCTACCTGCGCAAAGAGAGTCTGTGGCAGTACCTGAGCCACTTTGCCGATAACGCCCTGCCGCACTTTCGCAAACTGGGCATGCTGCCCCATGTGGTGCACAGCCACTACGCCGACGCCGGTTATGTGGCCACCCGCATCACTCGCCACCTGGGGGTGCTGCATGTGCATACCGGCCACTCCCTGGGACGGGTGAAAAAGGCGCGGTTGCTGGAGAAGGGGCTCGACGAGCAGACCATCGAACAGCGTTACAGCATCGCCCGACGCATCGAGGAGGAGGAGATCACCCTCGGCAATGCGGGCATGGTGGTCACCAGCACCAGCCAGGAGGTGACCGAGCAGTACGGCATGTATGAGAATCACCACACCAAACAGATGGTGGTGATCCCCCCTGGCGTCGACCTCACGCGCTTCTCCGTGCCCGAGACCTGGAGTAGTTTCCATCCGCCCATTCGCAACACCCTGCACCGCTTTCTGCACGATCCCAAAAAGCCCATGATCCTGGCGCTCTCCCGCGCCGACGAACGCAAGAACATCGCCACCCTGGTGCGCGCCTATGGCGAACATCCGCGTCTGCGCGAGCTGGCCAATCTGGTGGTGGTGGCGGGCAATCGCGACGATATCGAAACCCTGGATAAGGGCGCCCGCGAAGTGCTGCGCTCGTTGCTGCTGATGATGGACCGCTATGACCTCTATGGCCACATGGCGCTGCCCAAGCATCACCAGCCTGATGATGTGCCCGACTACTACCGCATGGTGACCAAAAAGCGCGGCGTGTTCGTCAATCCGGCCCTCACCGAACCGTTCGGTTTGACCCTGATTGAGGCCGCAGCCTGTGGCGCGCCTATTCTCGCCACCCATGATGGCGGCCCTCGCGACATCATCGGCAACTGCAAGAACGGCAAGCTGTTTGATCCGCTGGACGCCGATGCGCTGGGGGCGCTGCTGGAAGAGGCGGTGACCGACCGCGCGCAGTGGCGGCGTTGGTCGAAAAATGGTCTGAAAGGGGTGCGCGAACACTACACCTGGGACGGCCATGTGGCCACCTACCTCAAGGCGGTGGATAAACGCCTCAAGGAGATGGGCAAGCGCACCATCGTGCGCGCCATGGGCTCGCGGCGGAAGGTGGACAGCAGCCGTCTGCCCACCGTGGACCGCATCTTGCTGTGCGATATCGATAACACTCTGCTGGGTGACCGCACGGGGATGTGTACGCTGCTCAACCACTTGGCCGAAACCCGCAATGTCGGCTTCGGCGTGGCCACCGGGCGCACGCTCAAAAACACCGTCAAGATCCTCAAACAGTGGGGCGTGCCGCTGCCCGACTTCATGATCACTTCGGCGGGCAGCGAGATCCACTACCGGCACAAGTTGGTGGAGGATGAAACCTGGGCCAAGCACATCGACTATCGCTGGGAGCGCGATGAACTGCTGCATGCGCTGGGCGCGGTTCCTGGGCTCAAGCCGCAGCCCAAGGACCACCAGAATTCACGCAAAATCAGCTACTACATCGATGTGGAGAAAGCCCCCTCCGGGGAGGAGATTCAGAGCCTGCTGCGCTCGCGCGATCTGCACGCGCGGGTGATCGTCTCGCGTCAGCAGTTCCTCGATATCCTGCCCATCCGCGCCTCCAAGGGGTTGGCGCTGTCGCACTTGGCGCTGAAGTGGGGGGTGCCGTTGGATCGCGTGCTGGTGGCTGGGGACGCCGGGAACGACATCGAGATGCTGCAAGGCAACCAATTGGGCGTGGTGGTGGCCAACCACAGCCCGGAAGTGGCGTTCCTGCGCGGGCAGGAGCGTATCTACTTCGCCGAAGAGCCCTACGCCTGGGGCATCCTGGAAGGGATCAACCACTACCACTTCTTCGGCGACATCCAAATTCCTGACGCCACGGAGACCGACGCCGCAGAGGAGACCGCGCCATCATGA
- a CDS encoding sucrose synthase, with protein sequence MSIAQWEHNATQHAEPFSQFIRYCISRNHKVMRRDALEQAFGEFLAEQALAPEVEQSVRCLLHWAQEAAFDARRRAAAFAVRPRVAAWRYRTFQLASAGGALSEMTPQAYLHFKESLISAPDTDPSGVLELDFTAFNPYVHKPAGAHSIGRGHTFIARQVASQLFLEPDQGAARLTEYLAQKTVRGQQTLTQPQLDTPEELREALLRADGVLVSHSADTQWADVADSLRALGFEAGWGRSVARIREAMALLLDLLDAPSATSIAKFLDRTNVITAVAILSPHGYFGQEGVLGMPDTGGQVVYILDQVKALEKEISERLYKQGLDIEPRIVVLTRLIPEAGETTCNQRIEPIEGTQGAEILRVPFRHPNGDVAQHWITRFAVWPFLDRFAVDAESELAHHLGCQPELIIGNYSDGNLVAAIMAQRSGATLATIAHALEKTKYLNADLYWRDHEENYHFSCQFSADLLAMNQADFVISSTFQEIAGTDVNVGQYEAHQHFTMPGLYRVVGGIDVFDPRFNIVPPGADEDIYFPYTDAQRRMPEYHETIEEMVFGESQPGRRGALQDRDKPILFTMARLDHIKNLTGLARWFGESAELRERANLFIIGGHVDAAASGDREERDQILLMHQIMDNHQLDGQMRWLPASKDRRLNGELYRWLADRRAVFVQPALYEAFGLTVVEAMGSGLPTFATRHGGPREVIEHDVCGFHIDPNDGVAAAALMAKFLNDCAADGEHWNGYSQRAMQRIQSRYAWPLYAEKLLSLGALYGFNKWLNRDRRQAYERYLEMFHRLMFQPAAKRVKR encoded by the coding sequence ATGAGCATCGCCCAATGGGAACACAACGCCACGCAACACGCCGAACCCTTCTCCCAGTTCATTCGTTACTGCATCTCCCGCAATCACAAAGTGATGCGACGGGATGCGTTGGAACAGGCGTTTGGGGAGTTTTTGGCGGAGCAGGCGTTGGCTCCCGAGGTCGAGCAGAGCGTGCGCTGTCTACTACATTGGGCGCAGGAAGCGGCGTTTGATGCGCGCAGAAGAGCCGCCGCCTTTGCCGTGCGCCCCCGGGTGGCGGCGTGGCGCTATCGCACCTTTCAACTGGCCAGCGCAGGCGGCGCGTTGAGTGAGATGACGCCGCAGGCCTACCTGCACTTCAAAGAGTCGCTGATCTCCGCTCCGGACACCGACCCTTCCGGCGTGCTGGAGTTGGATTTTACCGCCTTTAACCCCTATGTGCACAAACCGGCGGGGGCGCACTCCATCGGTCGGGGGCACACCTTTATCGCCCGGCAGGTGGCCAGTCAGCTGTTCCTGGAGCCTGATCAGGGCGCGGCGCGACTGACCGAGTACTTGGCGCAGAAAACCGTGCGCGGTCAGCAGACTTTGACGCAACCGCAGTTGGACACACCCGAGGAGCTGCGTGAGGCGCTGCTGCGCGCCGATGGCGTATTGGTGAGCCACTCGGCGGATACGCAGTGGGCCGACGTGGCTGATTCGTTGCGCGCGCTGGGCTTTGAGGCGGGGTGGGGGCGCAGTGTGGCGCGCATTCGCGAGGCCATGGCGCTGCTGCTGGACCTGCTGGACGCGCCTTCGGCCACATCCATCGCCAAATTCCTCGACCGCACCAATGTGATCACCGCCGTGGCGATTCTCTCGCCCCATGGCTATTTCGGCCAGGAGGGGGTGTTGGGCATGCCTGACACCGGCGGCCAAGTGGTCTATATCCTCGACCAGGTCAAGGCGCTGGAGAAGGAGATCAGCGAGCGTTTGTATAAGCAGGGGCTCGATATCGAGCCGCGCATCGTGGTGCTGACGCGCCTGATCCCCGAAGCGGGGGAGACCACCTGCAATCAACGCATCGAGCCCATTGAGGGGACGCAGGGAGCCGAAATTCTGCGCGTGCCGTTCCGTCACCCCAACGGCGATGTGGCGCAGCACTGGATTACCCGCTTTGCGGTGTGGCCATTCCTGGACCGCTTTGCGGTGGATGCCGAGAGCGAATTGGCGCATCACCTCGGCTGTCAGCCGGAGTTGATTATTGGCAACTACTCCGACGGCAATCTGGTGGCCGCCATCATGGCCCAGCGCAGCGGCGCCACACTGGCCACCATCGCCCACGCTCTGGAGAAGACAAAATACCTCAACGCTGACCTCTACTGGCGCGACCATGAGGAGAACTACCACTTCTCTTGCCAGTTCAGCGCCGACCTGCTGGCCATGAATCAGGCCGACTTCGTCATCTCCAGCACCTTTCAGGAGATCGCAGGCACCGATGTCAATGTCGGCCAATATGAGGCGCACCAGCACTTCACCATGCCGGGACTCTATCGGGTGGTTGGCGGCATCGATGTGTTCGATCCGCGTTTCAATATCGTGCCGCCGGGCGCCGATGAAGACATCTACTTCCCCTACACCGACGCCCAGCGGCGCATGCCGGAGTACCATGAGACCATCGAGGAGATGGTGTTTGGCGAGAGTCAACCGGGGCGGCGCGGCGCGTTACAGGATCGGGACAAGCCGATTCTGTTCACCATGGCGCGGCTGGACCACATCAAAAATCTCACCGGGCTGGCGCGCTGGTTTGGCGAGAGCGCGGAGCTGCGCGAGCGCGCCAATCTGTTCATCATCGGCGGCCATGTGGATGCGGCGGCCTCGGGCGATCGCGAGGAGCGCGATCAGATCCTGTTGATGCACCAGATCATGGACAACCATCAACTGGATGGGCAGATGCGCTGGCTGCCCGCCAGCAAGGATCGGCGTTTGAATGGCGAACTCTATCGCTGGCTGGCCGACCGTCGCGCGGTGTTCGTGCAACCGGCGCTGTATGAGGCGTTCGGTTTGACCGTGGTGGAGGCCATGGGCTCGGGGCTGCCCACTTTCGCCACCCGTCATGGCGGACCGCGCGAGGTGATCGAACACGATGTGTGCGGGTTCCATATCGATCCCAACGACGGCGTGGCGGCGGCGGCGTTGATGGCCAAATTCCTCAACGATTGCGCCGCCGACGGCGAGCATTGGAACGGCTACTCACAACGCGCCATGCAGCGGATTCAAAGCCGCTACGCCTGGCCGCTATATGCCGAGAAGCTGCTGTCGCTGGGCGCGCTCTACGGCTTCAATAAGTGGCTGAACCGGGATCGCAGGCAGGCCTATGAGCGCTATCTGGAGATGTTTCACCGCCTGATGTTCCAACCGGCGGCCAAGCGCGTAAAGCGCTAA
- a CDS encoding methyl-accepting chemotaxis protein, producing the protein MGTLCLLGMGNVIIAIMENSLNTQYQHNLENFSNSANIGLKKIMLSGRSDMAHDFMERLKRKIPGLTTFMVLRKNGTEAFAVERDKDGKPILDEDGETTPLDPEEQKPVELDPDKKAIFDQILKQGKDAKKGYTIEEGPDGVGIITYFVPVIKEEACNECHDADPNPIRGVFQLTTSLHEVYDQINKAKIMALLVLVGANVVFVLMLSLLLKRTITSPINHINNAIHVLADGDLSNRLELHKTDPTQFDELDDISAQVNRMTDNLAESVEVISIQSKTLDICVAQLNYVQHMLTQDAKQSHDINQVLAKDNETLGQGMGQMKESVAQTTSRIESVAEEIQTLSTDITNIADAASVASGNVNTMASAAEEMTANITQVNASIEQVYAEVDSVAQAMTALNAAQESIRAHAQQANQVSDAAGSHAARTNEAMEQLNESAQEIGKVVAIINAIASQTNMLALNAAIEAAGAGEAGKGFAVVANEVKDLASQTADATKMISTRILEIQNNTQVAVSITQEVSASIARINEVSDQINGAVDQQAITAKAIGESVTRVTEATDTVTRNSKELDSAAQEVARAAAEAASGTQEIADSSLRLATLAESVSGQTGEANAFIRSVNEFAQQTEKASGSEKMLVAFRLAGYLRRSVEYLGTLTNTISDTSKYLSDSQEGLTVGDEPFSAITLKSVLLSSVGQIGQRIEGRMAEEMGQADQVDMVLDGNLLGWLSGDGVEKLCEYPKFAEAEQHYKAMQQTLRECLSAIDDEDEPAAKSALGRFNEERVNLFNAIDKLFLEFSD; encoded by the coding sequence ATGGGAACGCTCTGCCTTCTGGGCATGGGCAATGTCATCATCGCCATCATGGAGAACAGCCTCAATACCCAGTACCAGCACAACCTGGAGAATTTCAGCAACTCCGCCAACATCGGTCTGAAGAAGATCATGCTCAGCGGTCGCTCCGACATGGCGCATGACTTCATGGAGCGGCTCAAACGCAAAATCCCCGGACTGACCACCTTTATGGTTCTGCGCAAAAACGGCACCGAAGCCTTTGCCGTGGAGCGCGACAAAGACGGTAAGCCCATTCTCGACGAGGATGGCGAGACTACGCCGCTGGATCCTGAAGAGCAGAAGCCGGTCGAGCTCGACCCGGACAAAAAAGCGATTTTTGACCAGATACTCAAACAGGGCAAAGACGCCAAAAAGGGCTATACCATCGAAGAGGGCCCGGATGGCGTGGGCATCATCACCTACTTTGTGCCGGTGATTAAGGAGGAGGCGTGCAACGAGTGCCACGACGCCGACCCCAACCCCATCCGCGGCGTGTTCCAGCTGACCACCTCCCTGCATGAGGTGTATGACCAGATCAACAAGGCCAAGATCATGGCCCTGTTGGTGCTGGTGGGCGCCAACGTGGTGTTCGTGCTGATGCTGAGCCTACTGCTCAAACGCACCATCACCAGCCCCATCAACCACATCAACAACGCCATCCACGTGTTGGCCGACGGCGACCTGTCCAACCGCCTCGAACTCCACAAGACCGACCCGACGCAGTTTGACGAACTGGATGATATCTCCGCCCAGGTCAACCGCATGACCGACAATTTGGCCGAGAGCGTGGAGGTGATCAGCATCCAGTCAAAAACGCTGGATATCTGCGTGGCGCAGCTCAACTACGTGCAGCACATGCTCACCCAGGACGCCAAGCAGTCCCATGACATCAACCAGGTGCTGGCCAAAGACAACGAGACCCTGGGCCAGGGCATGGGACAGATGAAGGAGTCGGTGGCGCAGACCACCTCGCGCATCGAGAGCGTGGCCGAAGAGATTCAGACGCTCTCGACGGATATCACCAATATCGCCGACGCCGCCTCGGTGGCCAGCGGCAACGTCAACACCATGGCTTCCGCCGCCGAGGAGATGACCGCCAACATCACTCAGGTCAACGCCAGCATCGAACAGGTCTACGCCGAGGTGGACTCGGTGGCGCAAGCGATGACCGCCCTGAACGCCGCCCAGGAGAGCATCCGCGCCCACGCGCAACAGGCCAACCAGGTCTCCGACGCCGCCGGCTCCCACGCCGCGCGCACCAATGAGGCGATGGAGCAGCTCAACGAGTCGGCGCAGGAGATCGGTAAAGTGGTGGCCATCATCAACGCCATCGCCAGCCAGACCAACATGCTGGCGCTCAACGCCGCCATCGAAGCCGCCGGCGCGGGCGAAGCGGGCAAAGGCTTTGCCGTAGTGGCCAACGAGGTGAAGGATCTGGCCAGCCAGACCGCCGACGCCACCAAGATGATCTCCACCCGTATTCTGGAGATTCAGAACAACACTCAGGTGGCGGTCTCCATCACCCAGGAGGTCAGCGCCAGCATCGCGCGCATCAATGAAGTGAGCGATCAGATCAACGGCGCCGTGGATCAGCAGGCGATTACCGCCAAGGCCATCGGCGAATCGGTCACACGAGTCACTGAAGCCACCGACACGGTGACGCGCAACTCCAAGGAGCTGGACTCCGCTGCGCAAGAGGTGGCCCGCGCCGCCGCCGAAGCCGCCTCCGGCACCCAGGAGATCGCTGACTCCTCCCTGAGATTGGCGACTCTGGCCGAGAGCGTCTCCGGGCAAACCGGCGAAGCCAACGCCTTCATCCGCTCGGTCAACGAGTTCGCGCAGCAGACCGAGAAGGCCAGCGGCTCCGAGAAGATGCTGGTGGCGTTCCGTCTGGCGGGCTACCTACGTCGTTCGGTGGAGTATTTGGGCACCCTGACCAACACCATCTCCGACACCAGCAAATACCTGAGCGACTCCCAGGAGGGGCTCACTGTGGGCGACGAGCCGTTCAGCGCCATCACCCTTAAGAGCGTGCTGCTCTCCAGCGTGGGGCAGATCGGTCAACGCATCGAAGGTCGCATGGCGGAAGAGATGGGCCAAGCCGATCAAGTGGACATGGTGCTCGACGGCAACTTGCTTGGCTGGCTGAGTGGCGACGGAGTCGAAAAACTCTGCGAGTATCCCAAGTTCGCCGAAGCCGAGCAGCACTATAAAGCGATGCAGCAGACTCTACGCGAATGCCTGTCGGCTATTGACGATGAGGATGAGCCCGCAGCCAAATCCGCGCTGGGTCGATTCAACGAAGAGCGCGTCAATCTGTTCAACGCCATCGACAAGCTGTTCCTGGAGTTCTCCGACTAA
- a CDS encoding diguanylate cyclase — MLNILVVEDSQVQAELLKRRIFSTLKFQVTHTTSYAQTQELLEKGDVEFFLALSDLVLPDAKDGEVVDLVVEHEIPCIVFTSVYSDDVRERMETKSIVDYVVKQGSNVDLVVDLVERVHRNRDVKILIVDDSRTSRAVTRKMLELYQFQVIEASNGLEATRMLMDHPDTRLVITDYMMPEMDGFELLSWIRNSMGKSRNELSVMGLSAYGTNALSARFIKSGGNDFLSKPFLREELMCRVVQDVELLEHVATIQEMARLDFLTGLSNRRHFFDVGEKLFSNAKRENITLGLAMMDIDHFKGVNDGFGHYAGDLVLKMMAKQMEESFRQTDVVARMGGEEFAILLSNASPDRIYETFERFRKRIEEATTQFGSHAIRVTVSIGITTTLHGSLEEMVNEADKRLYHAKETGRNQVVFES; from the coding sequence ATGCTCAATATTCTTGTTGTGGAAGATAGCCAGGTACAGGCGGAGCTGCTCAAACGGCGCATCTTCTCCACGCTGAAATTTCAAGTCACTCACACCACCTCCTATGCGCAGACCCAGGAGTTGCTGGAGAAAGGCGATGTGGAGTTCTTCCTGGCTTTAAGCGACCTGGTGCTGCCCGACGCCAAAGATGGCGAAGTGGTGGACTTGGTGGTGGAGCACGAGATCCCCTGTATCGTGTTTACATCGGTTTACAGCGATGACGTGCGCGAGCGCATGGAGACCAAGTCCATTGTTGACTATGTGGTCAAACAGGGCTCCAACGTCGATCTGGTGGTGGATCTGGTGGAGCGGGTGCATCGCAATCGCGACGTCAAGATTCTCATTGTGGATGACTCGCGCACCTCGCGGGCGGTGACGCGCAAAATGCTGGAGCTGTATCAGTTTCAGGTCATTGAAGCCTCCAATGGGTTGGAAGCCACGCGTATGTTGATGGATCATCCGGATACGCGTTTGGTGATCACCGACTACATGATGCCGGAGATGGATGGCTTCGAACTGCTGTCGTGGATTCGCAACAGCATGGGCAAGAGCCGCAATGAGCTGTCGGTGATGGGGCTGTCGGCCTATGGCACCAATGCGCTTTCGGCCCGTTTCATCAAGAGCGGCGGCAATGACTTTCTGAGTAAACCATTCCTACGCGAAGAGTTGATGTGCCGGGTGGTGCAGGATGTGGAGCTGCTCGAGCATGTCGCCACCATTCAGGAGATGGCGCGATTGGACTTCCTCACCGGTCTGTCCAACCGTCGTCACTTCTTTGATGTGGGCGAGAAACTCTTCTCCAACGCCAAGCGGGAGAACATCACCCTGGGGCTGGCGATGATGGATATCGACCACTTCAAGGGAGTGAATGACGGCTTTGGCCACTATGCGGGCGATCTGGTGCTCAAAATGATGGCCAAACAGATGGAGGAGTCGTTCCGCCAGACCGACGTGGTGGCGCGCATGGGCGGCGAAGAGTTCGCCATTCTGCTCTCCAACGCCTCGCCGGATCGCATCTATGAGACCTTTGAACGCTTCCGCAAACGTATTGAAGAGGCCACCACGCAGTTCGGCTCCCACGCCATCCGCGTGACCGTGAGCATCGGCATCACCACCACCCTGCATGGGTCGCTGGAGGAGATGGTCAACGAAGCCGATAAGCGCCTCTATCACGCCAAGGAGACCGGGCGCAATCAGGTGGTCTTTGAATCATAA
- a CDS encoding thioredoxin family protein, translating into MKKTLILLAAVCCFVLGMRDGQAAFIGESLDFDLPTEIADAAEAGKRVVVMFHYSGCPFCSKMRARVFPDPAVDAYYSDKFVLLESNIKGDLEITSPDGKGMSEKAWATELRIRATPVIIFFDTDGKQALRITGYFPPERFIAAGRYVHSGAYKEGISLARFMRDGR; encoded by the coding sequence ATGAAGAAGACGCTGATTCTTTTGGCGGCGGTGTGCTGCTTTGTGCTGGGCATGCGGGATGGGCAAGCGGCCTTCATCGGCGAAAGCCTGGATTTTGACCTGCCCACTGAAATCGCCGACGCCGCCGAAGCGGGCAAGCGCGTGGTGGTGATGTTCCACTACAGCGGCTGCCCCTTCTGCAGCAAAATGCGCGCGCGGGTGTTCCCGGATCCCGCCGTGGACGCCTACTACAGCGACAAATTCGTGCTGCTGGAGAGCAATATCAAGGGCGACTTGGAGATCACCAGCCCCGATGGCAAAGGCATGAGCGAAAAGGCCTGGGCCACTGAGTTGCGCATTCGCGCCACGCCGGTGATCATCTTCTTCGATACCGACGGCAAGCAGGCGCTGCGCATTACCGGCTACTTCCCGCCGGAGCGCTTCATCGCCGCCGGACGCTACGTGCACTCGGGCGCCTATAAAGAGGGGATCTCCCTGGCGCGCTTCATGCGGGATGGCCGCTGA